CCGCCTGCCGCTCCGGCATGCCCGGGGTGGGCTGCATCTGCGGGACGATGCCCTCGACGTCCTCGACGCCACCGGCGTGGTGGCCCGCGGCGATGAGCGCCTGCTCCTGGGCCATGGTGGCCTCGTCCTTCTCCTCCGACATGCCGATCGGGCCGGCCATCGATCCGCGCAGGAACTGCTTGACCACCGGCTCGTCCGAGGTGAGGAGCACCTCGCGGGGACCGAACATCACCAGCTCCTTGCGGAAGAGCATGCCGATGTTGTCGGGCACCGTGCGTGCCAGGTTGATGTTGTGCGACACGATCAGGATGGTCGCGTCGATCTCGGCGTTGATGTCGATCAACGTCTGCGAGATGTAGGTGGTGCGAACGGGATCCAGACCCGAGTCGGGCTCGTCGACCAGGATGATCTCGGGGTCGAGCACCAGGGCGCGGGCCAGGCCGGCGCGCTTGCGCATACCGCCGGAGATCTCACCCGGGAGCTTGCTCTCGGCGCCGAGCAGACCGACGAGCTCGAGTTTGCTCATCACGATCTGCCGGATCTCGGATTCGGACTTCTTGGTGTGCTCGCGCAGCGGGAACGCGACGTTGTCGTACAGATTCATCGATCCGAACAGCGCACCGTCCTGGAACAGCACCCCGAACAGCTTGCGGATCTCGTAGAGCTCCTTGCTCGAGCACTGCAGGATGTCGGTGCCGTCGATGACGATCGAGCCCTCTTCGGGACGCAGCAGACCGATCAGCGACTTGAGGAACACCGACTTGCCGGTGCCCGACGGGCCGAGCAGTGCACTGACCTCACCCGCCGGGAGCGTGAGTGTCACGTCCTGCCAGATTCGTTGCGAGCCGAAAGATTTGGTCAGACCTTCGACAGATACCTCGACACCCATCGGGTTCCTCCTACGCGTTCCGGTCGTAGCGGCAGAGACCGCCCACGGCGGCCTTCACGGGTAGTGCGTTCTCTCCGGCCGGGCTGCCGATCCCCTGGTCTGGAACCGGGCGC
This region of Rhodococcus sp. Z13 genomic DNA includes:
- a CDS encoding ABC transporter ATP-binding protein, translating into MGVEVSVEGLTKSFGSQRIWQDVTLTLPAGEVSALLGPSGTGKSVFLKSLIGLLRPEEGSIVIDGTDILQCSSKELYEIRKLFGVLFQDGALFGSMNLYDNVAFPLREHTKKSESEIRQIVMSKLELVGLLGAESKLPGEISGGMRKRAGLARALVLDPEIILVDEPDSGLDPVRTTYISQTLIDINAEIDATILIVSHNINLARTVPDNIGMLFRKELVMFGPREVLLTSDEPVVKQFLRGSMAGPIGMSEEKDEATMAQEQALIAAGHHAGGVEDVEGIVPQMQPTPGMPERQAVWRRQERVRSILHTLPEKAQQAILEDLGQFVEPRTDHGYAGSDTPTELIPVVSQ